The following are from one region of the Fusarium keratoplasticum isolate Fu6.1 chromosome 4, whole genome shotgun sequence genome:
- a CDS encoding Eukaryotic translation initiation factor 3 subunit K, translating to MNGEDPPERPNEIADIINGLERYNPEAVGALETYLQDQCEQKFTDCNANRTLLKLYQLNPDRIKDEVITNILVKTMTQFPSSQFSLALHLINPSSVVTGDLGEAITKLRSLNGELEGAQYARFWADLDDDMVADLIADIPDFEDLIRHRIAHLVSQAFRELKLSHLESWLGLDNEEATKKFVTEVAGWSVEDDGTVKVPSNPDNEAKKAEIREDVSVEQFSRVLRRSWEDTV from the exons ATGAACGGAGAAGACCCGCCTGAGCGACCCAACGAGAtcgccgacatcatcaacggcCTCGAGCGATACAACCCCGAGGCTGTCGGCGCTCTCGAGACATACCTGCAGGACCAATGCGAGCAAAAGTTCACTGACTGCAATGCCAACCGGACGCTGCTGAAGCT CTACCAGCTCAACCCTGACCgcatcaaggatgaggtcatcaccaacatcctGGTTAAGACCATGACCCAGTTCCCCTCGTCGCAGttctccctcgccctccaccTCATCAACCCCTCATCCGTCGTCACTGGCGATCTcggcgaggccatcaccaagctccGCTCCCTCAACGGCGAGCTCGAGGGTGCTCAGTACGCCCGCTTCTGGGCcgaccttgacgacgacatggtTGCCGACCTGATCGCCGACATCCCCGACTTTGAGGACCTCATCCGCCACCGCATCGCCCACCTCGTCTCACAAGCCTTCCGcgagctcaagctcagccaCCTCGAGTCGTGGCTGGGTCTCGACAACGAGGAGGCGACCAAGAAGTTCGTCACCGAGGTTGCTGGCTGGTCTGTTGAGGACGACGGTACCGTCAAGGTGCCCTCGAACCCTgacaacgaggccaagaaggccgagatccGCGAGGACGTGTCCGTGGAGCAGTTCTCCAGGGTGCTCCGGCGGTCATGGGAAGACACCGTTTAG
- a CDS encoding MYND-type zinc finger protein samB has translation MLTPTVANKIGFFYAAGNTPATSLTRCVPQGQNATILSLGCGDLRNILYTAYTEKGLPSRKLDFTCCDYDDKIVSRNVFLLSFLLDGDCKLSSDKLWDVYYHLFVDSETAAAVLQQATKLVSMSKNLEDWNKNIYGRTIKFCDADTLRDARRVWIVIKDAAEKCQAGTYWKAFEENVQPSRDCRDGMLGEEGINITAMRSAAPLSLQAGPKLWEMSQQYWKDGTVTPKGADENTPNPLLASLLSEDQLLHYGTDPILGFHLATGYAPLAESSPLKPQNPVEGFPATAAARTQFNEWIAAFKSDFKKNVVIRFAISDALTLCHSLQTAAATGKSANLYRRIWDARPLILDVKEYGKAGSGPKTFDMIDTSNLSDHIGALNLLIAAGPLLKDEPWASLFTELLIKRQGTLQNAFEQLICGHAPTISLLLGFSPVQYWTNAKAESHVDEIFLGLMNKGAQRDTQVRSRLAWKRDTQFSGQVRHGKLHIEGKQLVKLLSPLYDYMFEAENVSKALENVQSRISTYTHFIRTSFAAFIKVVMNRVATDWPTMCSTLVDTIAQDHRFFLASNGMQDLCLQLHLHGVNTEPWMLQENRKLPENGTFNLWKSLPPAVAVTVVVPRSQIARLYKHDNEQLRLASPPLVGSVRSSHDATEAWQNIFGDIQIVFGNLKTSKLPNEDDFQITVEPDKDGWAGDSPLIASFYVPTSTLQNEPNTALAGVCVPPTGQNSVIFGPILGMNMTVFETQLDDRSQVFVTKYLPGQTGYPLICGALKPLDKETNPGQNDKTTKLMVDVAPSESKITTITGHLDITSTKGKTLLKEKAPIELRQENPFVIDIVFGKNKLVCPVKFPVPVTKTGIRSRVARTTGYIEVIAPLAEPAVSEELFNLVYPVEISPSGVPATLNTPHFNLDNLPIIDLRNKEKTRWMTTLTSLQFSTREKHLREVRDDSGISDNPVVNLKESIFTMFMLASGLQGGQTGLFAITHPDRGGIHMLVFVSAIRLDGDAASVVLDAAIIPFTMDLVESGRMEAFLLILRTLECASITVNDAELALWKKVLPSFVERCRTWPHGRKCEYKRKGATIPLSLKDGEQVICSCGNGRLPKDFMSLPEWDSAAPNAVRVAISPTYAIPFVEEVIDASEMPSMEQVTSPKERCRNCGKPESDSVTLKKCMRCQRAKYCSGECQKKDWRKHRGECDES, from the exons ATGCTGACTCCTACCGTCGCCAACAAAATCGGCTTCTTTTACGCCGCTGGCAACACCCCAGCAACCAGCCTGACGAGATGTGTGCCCCAAGGCCAGAATGCCACCATTTTGTCCTTAGGCTGCGGTGACCTGCGCAACATCTTGTATACCGCATACACGGAGAAAGGGCTTC CATCGAGAAAGCTCGACTTTACGTGCTGTGATTATGATGACAAGATCGTCT CTCGCAATGTCttccttctttcctttctccTTGACGGAGATTGTAAATTGAGCAGTGACAAGCTATGGGATGTTTATTATCATCTCTTCGTGGATAGTGAgacggctgctgctgtgctcCAGCAAGCCACCAAGTTGGTCTCCATGTCCAAGAATCTCGAGGACTGGAACAAGAACATCTACGGCAGAACCATCAAGTTTTGCGATGCCGACACCCTCAGGGATGCCCGTCGCGTATGGATCGTCATCAAAGATGCTGCAGAGAAGTGCCAGGCCGGCACCTACTGGAAGGCGTTTGAGGAGAACGTCCAGCCCTCTCGGGACTGCCGTGATGGGATGCTCGGTGAGGAGGGCATAAACATCACCGCCATGCGTTCTGCTGCTCCCCTCTCTCTGCAGGCTGGACCCAAGCTGTGGGAGATGTCTCAGCAGTATTGGAAGGACGGCACTGTGACGCCCAAAGGAGCTGATGAGAATACCCCGAACCCGCTGCTTGCCTCGCTCCTTTCAGAGGACCAGCTCTTGCATTACGGGACTGATCCGATTCTGGGCTTCCACCTAGCTACGGGCTATGCTCCTCTTGCCGAGTCATCGCCGCTAAAGCCTCAGAACCCCGTCGAGGGGTTCCCTGCTACGGCTGCCGCCCGAACTCAGTTCAACGAGTGGATCGCCGCGTTCAAGTCTGACTTTAAGAAGAACGTGGTTATTCGCTTTGCTATTTCGGATGCCCTGACTCTCTGCCACAGCTTGCAGACTGCAGCTGCAACTGGAAAGTCGGCCAACCTCTACCGACGAATCTGGGACGCCCGTCCCTTGATTTTGGATGTCAAGGAATATGGCAAAGCAGGCTCTGGACCCAAGACCTTCGATATGATCGACACCTCGAACCTGAGTGATCACATCGGTGCCCTGAATCTTCTCATCGCAGCGGGCCCtctgctcaaggatgagccGTGGGCGTCCCTGTTCACCGAGTTGTTGATCAAGCGACAAGGCACTCTTCAAAATGCCTTTGAGCAGCTCATCTGCGGACACGCACCCACCATCTCGCTTTTGCTTGGCTTCAGCCCGGTTCAGTACTGGACCAACGCCAAGGCCGAATCGCACGTCGACGAGATATTCCTGGGTCTCATGAACAAGGGGGCTCAGAGGGATACCCAGGTCCGAAGTCGACTTGCCTGGAAGCGCGATACCCAGTTCTCTGGCCAGGTGCGTCATGGTAAGCTGCACATCGAAGGGAAGCAGCTTGTCAAGCTCCTCTCACCCCTTTACGACTACATGTTTGAGGCCGAGAACGTCTCCAAGGCTCTGGAGAATGTCCAGAGTCGGATCAGTACCTACACGCACTTCATACGTACAAGCTTTGCTGCCTTCATCAAGGTTGTAATGAACCGAGTTGCTACGGATTGGCCGACCATGTGTTCAACTTTGGTCGACACGATTGCTCAGGATCACAGATTCTTCCTGGCCAGCAACGGCATGCAGGACCTATGccttcagcttcatcttcacgGAGTCAACACCGAGCCCTGGATGCTACAGGAAAACAGGAAGCTACCGGAGAATGGAACATTCAATCTCTGGAAGTCTCTTCCCCCAGCGGTTGCCGTCACCGTGGTGGTTCCGAGAAGCCAAATTGCTCGGCTGTATAAGCACGACAACGAACAGCTCAGACTCGCGTCGCCGCCACTTGTCGGATCGGTTAGGTCGAGTCACGATGCGACAGAGGCATGGCAGAACATCTTTGGAGACATCCAGATTGTGTTTGGAAACCTCAAGACGTCTAAGTTGCCCAACGAGGATGACTTCCAGATCACTGTTGAACCAGACAAGGATGGTTGGGCAGGTGACTCCCCTTTGATCGCATCCTTCTACGTACCCACGTCGACGCTGCAAAATGAGCCCAACACGGCCTTGGCTGGCGTCTGTGTCCCACCGACCGGTCAGAACTCCGTGATCTTTGGACCAATTCTGGGCATGAACATGACTGTCTTTGAGACGCAGCTGGATGACAGATCTCAAGTCTTTGTGACGAAGTACTTGCCTGGACAAACCGGTTACCCATTGATTTGCGGCGCTCTCAAGCCTCTTGACAAGGAAACGAACCCGGGCCAGAATGACAAGACGACGAAGCTCATGGTTGATGTTGCACCTTCCGAGTCTAAGATCACTACTATTACTGGCCACTTGGACATCACATCGACTAAGGGTAAGACGCTCCTGAAGGAAAAGGCTCCTATTGAGCTGCGCCAGGAGAACCCTTTCGTCATCGACATCGTCTTTGGGAAGAACAAGCTGGTGTGCCCTGTGAAGTTCCCAGTGCCCGTGACCAAGACGGGTATCAGGTCACGCGTAGCTCGAACCACGGGCTACATCGAAGTGATTGCACCGTTGGCTGAGCCTGCGGTATCTGAAGAGCTCTTTAATCTTGTCTACCCCGTGGAAATCTCTCCCTCTGGTGTCCCGGCTACGCTTAACACACCGCatttcaacctcgacaatcTCCCAATCATTGATCTGCggaacaaggagaagacgCGTTGGATGACCACGCTCACCTCTCTGCAATTCTCGACGCGAGAGAAACATTTGCGCGAGGTTAGAGACGACAGCGGAATCTCGGACAACCCAGTTGTCAACCTGAAGGAGTCAATCTTCACCATGTTCATGCTCGCCTCGGGTCTTCAGGGAGGTCAGACAGGCTTGTTTGCCATCACCCACCCCGATCGAGGAGGCATTCACATGCTGGTCTTTGTGTCTGCCATTAGACTCGATGGAGACGCTGCTTCGGTCGTTCTCGATGCTGCTATCATCCCCTTCACCATGGACCTGGTTGAGTCCGGTAGGATGGAAGCCTTCCTCTTGATTCTTCGAACGCTCGAGTGTGCCTCAATCACTGTGAACGATGCCGAATTGGCCCTTTGGAAGAAAGTTCTCCCGTCGTTCGTGGAGCGATGCCGAACTTGGCCCCACGGCCGTAAGTGCGAGTACAAGAGAAAGGGGGCCACCATCCCGTTGAGCCTGAAGGATGGCGAGCAGGTCATCTGCTCGTGCGGTAACGGTCGCCTCCCTAAGGACTTTATGTCTCTCCCTGAGTGGGACAGCGCGGCTCCCAATGCTGTCCGTGTTGCAATCAGCCCGACGTATGCGATCCCCTTCGTCGAAGAGGTCATCGACGCTTCCGAAATGCCTAGCATGGAGCAAGTAACCTCGCCAAAGGAGCGATGCAGAAACTGCGGAAAACCCGAGAGTGATAGCGTGACGCTGAAGAAGTGTATGCGCTGCCAGAGGGCCAAGTATTGTTCAGGAGAGTGCCAGAAGAAGGACTGGAGGAAGCACCGCGGGGAGTGTGATGAGTCTTAG
- a CDS encoding DNA ligase codes for MPSPTKKRKLNNGAQSAVPTRGLEYFFSKQRQNGSASDKTPEAQDKDETARHATENLTDEELARKLQAEWDQEVANERQANQTGTRSTPSEQNGSRSRDESPAASELKPPKALPTMPKPSASGDPKKPTLGLQSAGMAEDTVSTSIPLDEPPLTFEPSKYIPQLKEHWASEGGNASYALLTRCFVLISGTTSRIKIVDTLVNCLRVLIEGDPTSLLPAVWLATNSISPPYISLELGLGGSAISKALRNVCGLDSKSLKAIYDKYGDAGDVAFEAKRKQSFTLRKPKPLTIKAVYQSLVKIANSQGQGSGEAKQRLVDRLLQDARGGEESRFIVRTLCQHLRIGAVKTTMLIALSRAFLLSRPPETDFPLRSASELSKLKKEELAEIWGRGEELVKACFARRPNYDDLVPVLLEIGISEELLIRCGIALHIPLRPMLGSITRDLAEMLTKLQGRDFACEYKYDGQRAQIHCDEHGKVTIFSRHLELMTDKYPDLVELMPKIRGEGVDSFIMEGEVVAVDRATGELKNFQTLTNRARKDVAIGSITIDVCLFSFDLMYLNGQPLLDRPFRERRELLRSLFKEVPHHFTWVKSLDATSADSETVLDFFKSATENKCEGIMVKILDNLPALPYVGDAEEQEPEKAEKAASKAKAKGKAKSKNTSGENGGETKTKSRRKPLLATYEPDKRLDSWLKVKKDYSSSFDTLDLIPVAAWHGQGRKSKWWSPILMACRNEETGALEAVCKCMSGFTDAFYKANREFYDDGEESEEPKNTRSQQPSFVEYSGPRPDVWFEPQEVWEMAFADITLSPTYTAAIGLVSEERGLSLRFPRFLKKREDKSLEEASTNDFLAGLFRKQEAKASSTKENNNGTEEVEEADEVEE; via the exons ATGCCGAGTCCGACTAAGAAGCGCAAGCTGAACAATGGTGCTCAGTCAGCTGTGCCTACACGAGGGCTGGAATACTTCTTTTCCAAGCAAAGACAGAATGGTTCTGCTTCCGATAAAACCCCAGAGGCTCAGGATAAAGATGAGACAGCGAGACATGCCACAGAGAATCTTACAGACGAGGAACTGGCCAGAAAACTTCAGGCTGAATGGGATCAAGAAGTTGCGAATGAACGACAGGCCAACCAGACTGGAACtcgttcaacaccaagcgaACAGAATGGGTCAAGATCCAGAGACGAAAGTCCTGCTGCTTCAGAGTTAAAACCACCAAAAGCACTTCCGACAATGCCCAAGCCCAGTGCATCCGGAGACCCGAAGAAACCTACACTCGGTCTGCAGTCTGCTGGCATGGCTGAGGATACAGTTTCAACATCGATACCCCTAGACGAGCCCCCTCTCACTTTTGAGCCATCCAAGTATATCCCCCAGCTCAAAGAACATTGGGCGTCAGAGGGCGGCAACGCCTCTTACGCTCTGCTTACTCGCTGCTTCGTCTTGATTAGCGGAACAACAAGCCGCATAAAGATCGTGGACACGCTGGTCAACTGTCTAAGAGTGTTGATAGAAGGGGATCCGACAAGCCTATTACCAGCG GTCTGGCTGGCGACTAATTCAATATCGCCCCCATACATCTCTCTAGAGCTGGGCCTGGGCGGATCCGCCATATCGAAAGCGTTGCGAAACGTTTGCGGACTTGATAGCAAGTCGCTCAAAGCCATCTATGACAAATACGGCGACGCTGGAGACGTGGCTTTCGAAGCAAAGAGGAAACAGAGTTTCACTCTAAGGAAGCCAAAGCCTTTAACAATCAAGGCTGTGTATCAGTCTCTGGTCAAGATCGCTAATAGCCAAGGACAGGGCAGTGgagaagcaaagcaaagacTGGTGGATCGGCTGCTCCAGGATGCCCGTGGCGGAGAAGAGAGCCGATTCATTGTGCGAACTCTATGTCAGCAT TTGCGTATTGGGGCAGTCAAAACAACAATGCTTATCGCCCTCTCAAGGGCCTTTCTTCTTTCGCGCCCTCCGGAAACAGATTTCCCCCTCAGATCAGCATCTGAGTTGTCAAAGCTCAAAAAGGAGGAATTGGCTGAGATCTGGGGCCGAGGTGAAGAACTCGTCAAGGCTTGCTTCGCCAGGCGTCCCAACTACGATGACCTAGTACCAGTTCTCCTCGAGATTGGAATCTCAGAAGAGTTGTTGATTCGTTGTGGCATTGCTCTACACATCCCACTCAGACCTATGCTGGGAAGCATCACACGGGACCTGGCTGAGATGCTCACAAAACTACAGGGAAGAGATTTTGCTTGTGAATACAAATATGATGGACAGCGAGCTCAGATTCACTGCGACGAACATGGAAAAGTCACAATCTTCTCTCGGCATCTGGAGCTGATGACAGACAAGTACCCCGACTTGGTTGAGTTGATGCCAAAAATCCGtggcgagggcgtcgacAGCTTTATTATGGAAGGTGAAGTGGTGGCTGTCGATCGAGCAACCGGGGAGCTCAAGAATTTTCAGACTCTCACCAACCGGGCGAGGAAGGATGTTGCCATTGGGAGCATCACTATTGATGTCTGCCTGTTCTCGTTTGATCTGATGTATTTGAACGGCCAGCCTTTGTTGGACCGTCCATTTCGAGAACGACGGGAGCTTCTACGGTCACTCTTCAAAGAGGTCCCTCACCACTTTACATGGGTAAAGAGCCTTGATGCTACGTCAGCAGACTCGGAAACTGTCCTCGATTTCTTCAAATCTGCAACGGAGAACAAGTGTGAGGGAATAATGGTCAAGATTTTGGATAACCTGCCTGCACTGCCATatgttggagatgctgaGGAGCAGGAACCCGAAAAAGCCGAGAAGGCGGCATCAAAAGCTAAAGCGAAGGGAAAGGCCAAATCAAAGAACACTTCTGGAGAGAACGGAGGGGAAACAAAGACCAAATCTCGCCGAAAGCCACTGTTGGCGACGTATGAACCAGACAAGCGACTTGATTCGTGGCTCAAGGTCAAAAAGGACTACAGTTCCAGTTTCGATACTTTGGACCTCATCCCCGTTGCCGCTTGGCATGGACAGGGCCGCAAATCGAAGTGGTGGTCGCCTATTCTCATGGCTTGTCGCAATGAGGAGACGGGAGCCTTGGAAGCCGTATGCAAGTGCATGTCTGGTTTCACGGATGCCTTTTACAAGGCCAACAGAGAGTTTTacgatgatggagaggagagcgaggagcCAAAGAACACAAGATCACAACAACCGAGCTTTGTGGAGTACTCGGGCCCAAGACCAGATGTTTGGTTTGAGCCTCAGGAGGTATGGGAGATGGCGTTTGCAGATATCACGCTCAGTCCGACTTATACGGCAGCGATTGGTTTAGTCAGTGAAGAGAGAGGGCTGAGTCTGCGGTTTCCGaggttcttgaagaagagagaggacaagagcctggaggaggcgagCACAAATGATTTCTTGGCTGGACTGTTTCGGAAACAGGAAGCAAAGGCTTCGTCAACGAAAGAGAATAATAACGGGACTGAGGAAGTGGAAGAGGCagacgaggttgaagagtGA
- a CDS encoding AP complex subunit beta, whose translation MAVNRIRGAFAVPRKGETFELRAGLVSQYAYERKESIQKTIMAMTLGKDVSALFPDVLKNIATGDLDQKKLVYLYLMNYAKSHPDLCILAVNTFVQDSEDPNPLIRALAIRTMGCIRVDKMVDYMEEPLRKTLRDESPYVRKTAAICVAKLFDLNPQMCIENGFLEMLQELIGDPNPMVVANSVTALSEITETAPETRALIVTPVTLKKLLMALNECTEWGRVTILTTLANYGATDQKESEHICERVAPQFQHVNPSVVLAAVKVVFIHMQALNPELVRSYLKKMAPPLVTLVASAPEVQYVALRNIDLLLQAKPDILSKEMRVFFCKYTDPPYVKLQKLEIMVRIANESNYEQLLAELKEYALEVDMDFVRRAVKAIGQVAIKIESASEKCVAALEDLISTKVNYVVQEVVVVIKDILRKYPGYEGVIPTLCQYIDELDEPNARGSLIWIVGEYAEKINNADEILESFVESFMEEFTQTQLQILTAVVKLFLKKPGSNQALVQKVLQAATAENDNPDIRDRAYVYWRLLSSDPEIAKNIVLSQKPTITTTMTTLPPALLEQLLTELSTLASVYHKPPESFVGKGRFGADEIQRAAIQEQRQNAADNPIAASVAAAAANGSGSGASQNNIENLLDIDFDGAAPASQEQNSASATPDRVASPASGGPSGAMADMMSMFDAPAPSSSGAAPAAGPSSGMNDLMNGFEGLNFGGAATSEPLPAAMQLQQAHGGVPQQPKKDSDDLLGLL comes from the exons ATGGCGGTGAATCGCATCCGCGGCGCCTTTGCCGTGCCTCGCAAGGGCGAGACCTTTGAGCTGCGCGCCGGCCTGGTCTCGCAGTATGCCTACGAGCGCAAGGAGTCGATCCAAAagaccatcatggccatgacgcTTGGAAAGGATGTTTCGGCTCTCTTCCCCGACGTGCTCAAGAACATTGCAACGGGCGACCTCGATCAGAAGAAGCTTGtatatctctatttgat GAACTACGCCAAGTCGCATCCCGACCTATGCATTCTCGCCGTTAATACCTTTGTCCAAGACTCTGAAGACCCGAATCCACTGATACGAGCATTGGCGATCCGAACGATGGGATGCATCAGAGTAGACAAGATGGTGGATTACATGGAGGAGCCCCTGAGGAAGACGCTACGGGACGAATCACCATACGTGCGCAAGACGGCCGCCATCTGCGTCGCCAAGCTCTTCGATCTCAACCCGCAGATGTGCATCGAAAACGGCTTTTTAGAGATGCTCCAGGAGCTGATTGGTGACCCCAACCCCATGGTCGTCGCAAACTCGGTGACGGCCCTGTCTGAGATCACCGAGACGGCGCCTGAGACGAGGGCATTGATCGTTACACCTGTGaccctgaagaagctgctcatGGCTCTTAACGAATGTACCGAATGGGGACGAGTTACCATCCTGACTACTCTGGCCAACTACGGCGCGACGGACCAGAAGGAGTCGGAGCACATCTGTGAGCGTGTGGCACCTCAGTTCCAGCACGTCAACCCTAGTGTGGTTCTTGCTGCGGTCAAGGTTGTTTTCATCCACATGCAGGCGCTTAACCCTGAGCTCGTGAGGTCATACCTCAAGAAAATGGCCCCTCCACTGG TCACCCTGGTTGCTTCGGCACCCGAGGTTCAGTATGTCGCTCTGCGAAACattgatctcctcctccaagccaAGCCCGACATCCTGAGCAAGGAGATGCGAGTCTTCTTCTGCAAGTACACTGACCCACCATATGtcaagctccagaagctggagatTATGGTGAGGATAGCAAACGAGAGCAACTACGAGCAGCTGCTTGCCGAGTTGAAGGAGTATGCCCTGGAAGTTGACATGGACTTTGTCCGAAGAGCCGTCAAGGCTATCGGTCAGGTGGCCATCAAGATCGAGAGCGCCAGCGAGAAGTGCGTGGCCGCTCTCGAGGACCTCATCTCAACCAAGGTCAACTATGTGGTTCAGGAGGTCGTTGTCGTCATCAAGGATATCCTGCGCAAGTACCCTGGCTACGAGGGTGTGATCCCCACGCTGTGTCAGTAcattgatgagctggatgagcCCAACGCCCGTGGTTCGCTGATCTGGATTGTTGGTGAATATGCCGAGAAGATCAACAATGCCGACGAGATCCTAGAGAGCTTCGTCGAGTCGTTCATGGAGGAGTTCACACAG ACACAACTCCAAATATTGACAGCTGTGGTCAAGCTCTTCCTGAAGAAGCCTGGCAGCAACCAAGCTCTTGTGCAAAAGGTGCTCCAGGCGGCTACAGCGGAGAACGATAACCCCGATATCCGCGACAGAGCGTATGTGTACTGGCGTCTGCTATCTTCGGACCCAGAGATTGCCAAG AACATCGTTTTGTCTCAGAAGCCCACCATCACAACTACCATGACCACCCTCCCCCCTGCTCTGTTGGAGCAGCTCCTTACTGAGCTATCGACTCTCGCCTCAGTATACCACAAGCCTCCCGAGTCGTTTGTTGGCAAGGGCCGTTTCGGCGCCGACGAAATCCAACGGGCTGCCATCCAGGAGCAACGGCAAAACGCCGCCGACAACCCCATCGCGGCATCCGTTGCTGCCGCTGCGGCCAATGGCTCTGGCAGCGGCGCATCTCAGAACAACATTGAGAACCTGCTGGATATCGATTTTGACGGCGCGGCGCCTGCGTCTCAGGAGCAGAACAGCGCATCTGCAACCCCTGACCGTGTGGCAAGCCCAGCGTCTGGTGGTCCCTCTGGTGCTATGGCAGACATGATGAGCATGTTTGATGCACCAGCGCCTTCAAGCAGCGGCGCCGCACCTGCTGCTGGACCGAGCAGCGGCATGAACGATCTGATGAACGGATTCGAGGGCTTGAACTTTGGAGGTGCCGCCACCAGCGAGCCTCTTCCGGCAGCGATGCAGCTGCAACAGGCCCACGGCGGGGTGCCgcagcagcccaagaaggacAGTGATGATTTGCTAGGCCTCCTGTAG
- a CDS encoding PDCD2-C domain-containing protein, which yields MASYDSDSSDGGEFEETNVLLGYASKDAEEDTISKLGGHPEWLDPESAPSSAYARCKVCKDLMALILQLNGELPERFPEHERRLYVFACRRETCRRKEGSIRALRGVRVWKEETPKQEPKEEKKEETKEPENKGPGLGETLFGAKGLGSASGANPFSSGGANPFSSSSNPFSSGAPANPFSSSSQPAKPASPEPATTTLTKTFAESLNIKDAPATPPPAAEPWPALDARAKPYPTLYLADADYETLDPTPSKVPTNARLEDADAAEPSVLDREAFESSMDATFQKFADRLAQNPDQVIRYEFAGTPLLYSKKDAVGEALTKGAIPRCSNCTARRVFEVQLTPNAIAELEADDLSLEGMEWGTIIVGVCEKDCSPRGTPVGEPGYVEEWAGVQWEELSKGK from the exons ATGGCTTCATACGATTCCGATTCCTCGGACGGcggcgagtttgaggagacgAACGTCCTTCTGGGGTATGCCtccaaggatgccgaggaagacaCCATCAGCAAACTCGGTGGCCATCCT GAATGGCTAGACCCCGAGAGCGCACCCAGCTCAGCCTATGCACGATGCAAGGTCTGCAAGGACCTCATGGCCCTGATCCTTCAGCTTAACGGCGAACTACCTGAGCGATTCCCCGAGCACGAGCGACGTCTATATGTCTTTGCCTGCCGTCGAGAGACCTGTCGGCGCAAGGAGGGCAGCATTCGCGCCTTGCGTGGTGTGAGGGTATGGAAGGAGGAGACGCCGAAGCAagagcccaaggaggagaagaaggaagagacaAAGGAACCAGAGAACAAGGGTCCCGGCCTGGGAGAGACGCTGTTTGGAGCCAAGGGTCTTGGAAGTGCCTCTGGCGCAAACCCCTTCTCCAGCGGCGGCGCGAATCccttcagctcctcaagcaACCCCTTCAGCTCTGGAGCACCAGCGaaccccttctcctcctcttcacaGCCCGCAAAGCCTGCATCACCAGAAccagccaccaccacacTCACAAAGACCTTTGCCGAGTccctcaacatcaaggacGCACCGGCAACACCTCCTCCCGCAGCTGAACCCTGGCCTGCGCTGGACGCCCGGGCAAAGCCTTATCCCACCCTCTACCTCGCCGACGCAGACTACGAGACGCTCGACCCCACGCCCAGCAAGGTCCCGACCAACGCTCGACTCGAGGACGCTGATGCTGCGGAGCCCTCTGTGCTGGATCGCGAGGCCTTCGAGTCCTCCATGGACGCCACCTTCCAGAAGTTTGCGGACCGTCTGGCACAGAACCCGGATCAGGTTATTCGTTATGAGTTTGCGGGCACGCCGCTGCTGTACTCTAAGAAGGACGCTGTTGGCGAGGCTCTGACAAAGGGTGCTATTCCTCGGTGCAGCAACTGTACCGCTAGGAGGGTGTTTGAGGTCCAACTGACACCAAATGCTATCGCTGAGCTGGAGGCGGATGATCTGAGCCTGGAGGGTATGGAGTGGGGGACTATCATCGTGGGCGTGTGCGAGAAGGACTGCTCGCCGCGTGGCACGCCGGTGGGAGAGCCTGGATATGTAGAAGAGTGGGCTGGCGTACAGTGGGAGGAGTTGTCCAAGGGCAAGTAA